GGAACCAGCTCGCCCACCACCGCCTTGGCCGGGTAGCGTCCGCCTGCCACGGACGGCGTCACGTCCTCGATCGGGATCCGTCCAGTCACCCTGCCAAACCTACTGGCAAAGATCGACCCCCGCGCGGTGGAAGTACGGACGGCCGAGGATCGGTCACCCTCTGCCGCGAGTCGCACTACCCGGGGTCTTGATTCGCCAGTTCGACGGCGTACGTGTCCGCCGGGTTGATGTCGGCGACCGCCTGTCGGGCGGCCGTCTGCTCTCCTCGCCCGCGAAGCAGTCTCACCAGGTAGTAGAGCGCGAGCTTGTCGCCGTGTTCGGCCCGCTGCCGTAGCTCGCCGTCGCGGCCGTCCTCGAACAGGAACCTGTCCAACCGGCGCCGGGCGGGAGTGTCGGTCCTGGCGAGTTCGGCCAACTCAGCCAGGAGCCCGGCCTTCACCAGTAGGTCCATATGCCACAGGTGCAGACTGTGTCGATTGTGGTCGGAGCTGTACGACTCGGAGAACTCACTGACCATGGCGATTGCCGTGGCCCAGTCGCCACGCTCTGCGGCAGCTTCCGCCAGGCTGTGGTCGTACGCCGCTCCCATCGCAACAGCTTAGCGATCCGGTGGCGTGCCGGCTGGGTCCGTCAGGGTGTGCCGAGCACCGAGCGGTAGACCGCCATCGTGCGTTCCGCGATCGAGTCCCAGGAGAAGTGCTCGACCGCGCGGCGTCGCCCGGCCCGGCCCAGCTCGACGGCGCGCTTCGGGTCGTCCAGCACCCCGATGATGGCCTCGGCCAGGTCGGCGACGAAGCGGTCCGGGTCCAGCGGGGTACCCGTGCCGTCGGTGGCCTGGGCGATCGGCACCAGCAGCCCGGTCACGCCGTCCGCGACCACCTCGGGGATGCCGCCGGTGGCGGTGGCGACCACGGCGGTCTCGCAGGCCATCGCCTCCAGGTTGACGATGCCCATCGGCTCGTAGATCGACGGGCAGACGAAGACCGTGCTGTGGGTGAGGATCTGGATCACCTCGGGCTTGGGCAGCATCTCGGCGACCCAGACCACGCCCTCCCGGCTGGCCCGCAGCTCGGCGACCAGCTCCTCGACCTCGGCGGCGATCTCGGCCGTGTCCGGAGCACCGGCCAGCAGCACGAGCTGAGCCTCCGGCGGCAGTGATCGGGCCGCCCGGAGCAGGTAGGGCAGGCCCTTCTGCCGCGTGATCCGGCCGACGTAGCTCACGCTTGGCCGGTCCGGGTCGATACCGAGCCGGGCCAGCACGTCGGTCCCCGGATCCGGGGCGTACTGGTGGGTGTCGATGCCGTTGTGCACCACCCGGACCCGGTCCGGGGAGACCGACGGGTAGGCGGCCAGCAGGTCGCGCATCATCCCGGCGGAGACCGCGATCACCGCGTCGGCGGCGTCCAGCGCGGTCCGCTCGGCCCAGGAGGAGAGCGCGTAGCCGCCGCCGAGCTGCTCGGCCTTCCACGGCCGCAGCGGTTCCAGACTGTGTACGGTCACCACGTGCGGCACCCCGTGCAGCAGCTTGGCGACGTGGCCGGCGAGGTTGGCGTACCAGGTGTGGCTGTGTACGACGTCGGTGCCGGCGCAGCCCGCCGCCATCTCCAGGTCCACCCCCATGGTCCGCAGCGCGGCGTTCGCACCAGCCAGGCCGGGTGGTTCCGGGTACGCGGTGACGCCCGCCTGGTCCTCGCGCGGCGCCCCGAAGCAGTGCACCCGGGTGTCGGCGCGGGAGCGGAGTTCCCGGGCCAGGTACTCGACGTGCACCCCGGCTCCGCCGTACACCTCCGGGGGGTACTCCCGGGTCAACAGGTCCACCCGGAGCCGCCGGTCGTCGGGCGTCAGTTCGGTCACAGCCGGCACCCTAGTGCAGCCGGAGCCGATCCGCCCGCGATGCCCGAGTGCCAAGGCTCCCGGCGGGGAAGCCCTGGCACGAAGGGGTCACGGGCGCACGCCGTCCGGCACGCTATCCCTTGACGGCGCCGGAGAGGCCACCGACGATCCGGCGCTCGGCGAGCAGGAAGAACGCCAGGGCGGGCAGCATGGAGAGCCCGGTGAACGCCAGGATCCGCGCGGTGTCCTCGCTGTACTGGGTGGAGTAGTTCGCCACCCCGAGCGGCAGCGTCCAGCTCGACGGATCGCTCAGCACCAGCAGCGGGAGCAGGAATCCGTTCCAGCTTCCGACGAAGGCGAGGATCGACACCGTCATCAGGGCCGGCCGGGACAACGGCAGCAGGATCCGGAGGAAGAAGCCGAACTTGGAGCAGCCGTCTATCGCCGCGGCGTCCTCCAGCTCGCCCGGGATCGCCCGCATGAACGGCCGCAGGATCACGATCGTCACCGGGATACCGAACGCCGCCTGCGGCAACGCCACCCCGAGGGCCGTGTCCAGCAGGTAGAGGTCCCGCAGCATCAGGTAGATCGGCAGGATCGCCACGCTGATCGGAAACAGCAGCCCGAGCGTGAACAGCAGGTAGAGCGTCTCGCGGCCCCGGAACTCGAACCGGGCGAGCGGGAACGCGGCGAGGGCGCCGAGGGCGACCACGATCGCCGTGGTCAACACGGCGATCAGGGTGCTGGTGCCGACCTGACCCCAGAAGGCGCTGGAGGTGGCGATCTCGGTGTAGTTCGAGGTCACCCAGGGGTCGGGCAGCCCGGCCGGGTCGGCGGCGAGTTGGCCGGTGGTCCGGAACCCGCCCAGTGCGACGTAGAGGATCGGCACCAGGACCAGCGCGGCGATCATGAGCCCGGCGGTGTAGGCCAGCGCCCGGGAGAGCCGCGCCCGGGTGCGGTACCCGATAGCCGGCCCGGAGGCGTAGTCCACCATCTGCCGCGTCACCTCACGTTCCTGGTCAGGGCGCCCTCGGTGTCCCGGCGCAGGACGAACCGCTGGTACGCGAGCGCCACCACGAACGAGATCACGAAGAGGATCACGGCGACGGCGCTGCCGTAGCCGAACTCGTACCGCTGGAAACCACGGTCGATCATGTACGTCGCCATCGTGTTGGAGGCGTTCGCCGGGCCACCCAACGTCATGATCCAGATCAGGTCGAAGAGCTGGAGCGACCCGATGATGGACAGGAACGCCCAGATCCGGATGGTCGGCCCGAGCAGCGGCAGGGTGATCCGCCGGATGGTCTGGATCCGTCCGGCGCCGTCGATCGCCGCCGCCTCGATCAGCTCCTGCGGAATCGCCTGGAGGCCGGCCAGGAACAGGATGATGGCGAAGCCGATGTACTTCCAGGTGATCACCACGAACATCGTGTAGAGCACGACGCTGGTGTCGGCGAGCCAGAGTTCGATCAGGTCACCGAGGCCGACGGCCCGCAGGAGGGTGTCGACCAGTCCGTCGGGTTGCAGCATCAGCAGCCAGGTCACCGCGGTGACCACCTCGGACAGGATGTACGGCGCGAAGTAGACCGCGCGTAGCGCCGCCCGGCCCCGCATGCGCTGGTTGAGCAGCAGGGCCAGGCCGATGCCGACCAGTCCCTGGATGGCGATGGAGAGCACCACGATGATCCCGTTGTGCGTGATCGCACCCCGGAACACCTCGTCGTCGAGGGCCCGACGGTAGTTGTCGAACCCGATGAACTCCGTCAGCGGGCCCAGCCCGTTCCACTTGTACAGGCTGTAGTACACCGCCAGCCCGATCGGCAGCAGTACGAAGAGCACGTACAGGATCAGCGCGGGACCGACGTACAGGGAGATCTCCGCGGCCCGCCGGGCGCTGCGCCGGGCGGCGCCCGGCTGCGGAGATCCGCGACCGGGCGCTGCGTCGGACGGCACAGGTTCGGTGGGTTGCCGGGCGCCGGCGGAGAGGACCGGCTGGCTCACCGGTTCTTTGCGGCGGTGTTGAGGGCCTCGATCACCTGTTCCGGCGTCGCCTTGCCGGCGAACTGGTTGGCGATCGCCTCGTTCAGCGCCTGGCCGACGCTGGTCAGCACCGCGATGTCGAAGTACAGCTGTACGTGACTGGCGCCGGCCCGGAAGTCCAGCAGCGACTTCAGCGTCGGGTCGGTGACGGCGCTCTCCGAGCCCTTGGTGACCGGCAGGCCGGTGTTGAGTGCGGCCCAGCGCTTCTGCACGTCAACGCTCGCGATGTACTTCAGGAAGTCGGCGCACGAGTCCGGCGCCTTGTAGGAGCAGGCGAACCCGTCGCCTCCGCCCAACGCGGCCTTCGGGTCACCCGCGCCACCCGACACGGCCGGGAACGGGAACCAGCCGAGCTTGTCGCCGAGTCCCTTCCGGTCCGGGGTCAGGCCCCGCATCACGCCGGGGTTCCAGTGGCCCTGGAGCTCCATCGCCGCCTTGCCGTTGGCCAGCAACCCGGCCGAGCTGGTGGCACCCTGCTGGGCGGAAGTGGCCAGGAAGCCCTTCTGGAACGGCTTGGCGTCGATCAGTTCCCTGGTCTTCTGACCGGCCTGGATCCAGCACGGGTCGTCGAACTTGTAGTTGGTCACCGAGTCCTTGAGGACCTGCTGCGAGCAGCCGCGTACCGCCAGGTAGCCCCAGTAGAACGCGTCCGGCCAGCGGTCCTTGCCACCGATGGTGATCGGGGTGAGGTTGGCGGCCTTCAGCTTGCCGATGGCGCCGAGCAGTTCCTCCCAGGTGGCCGGCGGCGCGCTGATGCCCGCCTGGCTGAAGAGGTCCTTGTTGTACCAGAAGCCGACCACGCCCAGGCTGTACGGAACTGCGTACTGCTTACCGTCCACCTGCCAGCCCTGCGCGGCGGGGCCCAGCTCGCCGATCCACGGCTCGATGGCCTCGCTGATGTCCTTGATCCGGCCGGAGCTGACCTGGTCGGCGAGCTGGCCGCCGCCCCACGACTGGAACACGTCCGGCGGCTCCTGCGACTGCAACGCGACCGGGATCCTGGTCTGGAACTGCTCGTTCTGCATCGGGACGACTTCGACAGTGACGTTCGGGTTCTTCGCGTGGTACTCGTCCGCGACGGTCTTCCAGAACCCCAGGCCGGGCTCCGCGTTGGCGTTGTGCCACCAGGTCAGGGTCTCCGCCCCGCCCGATTCCTCGGCACCATCGCCGCCGCGACCGCAGCCGGCACTGATCGCGGTCGCGAGCGCCAGTACGCCGACGAGGAGTTTCCGACGTCGTGTAGTAGGGCCCATCATGGTTTCGGCTCCTGTCTCACGCCACAGATGCTCGGAAGAGTGTCAGCCGTATTCCGGAACGTTTCGGTCGCCTGACGCCCTGTGGCGGAGCGTGTCACGCGTGTTGTCGGAGTGTCAACCGTCGACGATGCTCGATATCTGACGAGCTCATGATCGGAAAGCTCTATGAGTGTTTGCGGCCCGATCCCGAAACTCTCGGAGCTGTGGCTCGGCCCTGGGGTGGCGTACCGGGGCATGCCGCGGCGGTTCGCGATCCGGGTGCGGCGGTTCGCGGGGGATCGGCCCCACCGGATCGGCGAAGCGGACATCGCGGACGCGCTGCGGACGGGTGAGGGTGCGGCCCCGCGGCGGAGTCGGCCGTCGGGGGTGCGGCGGTGCGGTCAGCCGTTCGCCACCAGGCTGACGCCGATGGTGATCATGGTGATCGCGACCAGGGCGTCGAGGACCCGCCAGGCCACCGGCCGGGCGAAGAGGCGTCCGAGGAGGCGGGCGCCGTAGCCGAGTGCGGCGAACCAGACGAAGCTGGACAGGGCGGCTCCCGCGCCGAACGACCAGCGGCCGGACCGCCCGTGCGTGTTGGCGATCGAGCCGAGCAGCAGCACGGTGTCGAGGTAGACGTGGGGGTTGAGCCAGGTCATCGCCAGCATGGTGAACACGGCGGTACGCAGCGACACGCCGCCGCCACCGTTCGCGGCGGTCAGGCTCTGGGTGCCGAAGGCCCGGCGGGCCGCGAGAAGCCCGTACCCGACCAGGAAGGCGGCGCCGGCCCAGCGGACGACGGTGAGCGCGACCGGGGCGTGCGCGACGATCGTGCCGATTCCGGTGACGCCGGCCAGGATCAGGACGGCGTCCGAGACCGCACAGATGGCAACGATCGGAAGGACGTGCTCGGCCCGGATGCCCTGCCGGAGCACGTATGCGTTCTGGGCGCCGATCGCCACGATCAGGGACAGCCCGACACCGAACCCGGTCGCCAGCACGGGAACCAGTTCGGCGGCGGGCGTCAGGCCCGAGGAGATCGGCACGCACCCGACCCTAGAGAGCCGGATCGCATCACTCCAACTAATCATTCTTACGATTCATTAGACTTGCTTATCATGGACGTCCAGTTCGAGCAGCTTCGTACCTTCCTCGCCGTGGTCGACCACGGATCGTTCGAGGCCGCCGCCCGGCAGCTGCACGTCACCCCCTCCGCCGTGAGCCAGCGGATGAAGGCCCTGGAGAGCAGCGTGGGCCAGGTCCTGGTCGAGCGGGCCAAGCCGGTCCGGCCGACCCGGTCCGGCCAGGTCGTGTTGCGGCTGGCCCGCCAGGTCGCCCTGCTGGAGACCGACGCGGTCCAGGAACTCGGGTACGACTCCGCCGCCGATCCGGCCGAGTTCACCCGGATCCCGGTGGTGGTCAACGGAGATTCCCTGAACACCTGGGTCCTGCCCGCGCTGGCGGCCGCGGCCCGGCAGCGGATCGGCGTCGACGTCTACCGGGAGGACCAGGACCATTCCGTGGAACTTCTCCGGCGGGGCACCGTGCTGGCCGCGATCACCTCCGAGGACCGACCGGTGCAGGGCTGCGCGGTCCGGCCCCTCGGACGGATGCGTTACCGGCCGATGGCCAGTCCCGAATTCGTCCGGACCTGGCTGCCCGACGGGCCGACGATCGACGACCTGGCCCGGTCACCGGTCCTCGTCTTCGACCGGCGGGACGACCTCCAGGACCGGTACCTGCGGCAGCGGGCCCGCCGCAGCTGGGACCCGCCCCGCAGCTACCTTCCGTCGTCCGGCGACTTTCCGGAGGCGATCCGGCTCGGCCTCGGCTGGGGCATGCTGCCGTACCAGCAGACCGACCGCTACGAGGCGGCCGGTCTGCTCGTGCCGATCGACCCGGAGGCGGGCATCGACGTACCGCTCTACTGGCAGCAGTGGCGGCTCGACTCCCGGTCCCTCGGCGTACTGGCCGACGCCGTCGTCGCGGCGGCCGGGGGAGCGCTGGAGCGGTGAGCGTGGGGCGAGGCTCGGCGGCTGCGGCGGCGACCCGCGCGCCGGACAGCGCGATGTCGAGCGCCGGATCCGGGGCCGACCGGCCCGGTCACCGGATCGCCCGCAGGTCGAGGAGGTAGAGCCCGTCCGTGCCGTCCGACCACTGCACGGTCGCCGCGTCGGC
The nucleotide sequence above comes from Plantactinospora soyae. Encoded proteins:
- the glgA gene encoding glycogen synthase; this encodes MTELTPDDRRLRVDLLTREYPPEVYGGAGVHVEYLARELRSRADTRVHCFGAPREDQAGVTAYPEPPGLAGANAALRTMGVDLEMAAGCAGTDVVHSHTWYANLAGHVAKLLHGVPHVVTVHSLEPLRPWKAEQLGGGYALSSWAERTALDAADAVIAVSAGMMRDLLAAYPSVSPDRVRVVHNGIDTHQYAPDPGTDVLARLGIDPDRPSVSYVGRITRQKGLPYLLRAARSLPPEAQLVLLAGAPDTAEIAAEVEELVAELRASREGVVWVAEMLPKPEVIQILTHSTVFVCPSIYEPMGIVNLEAMACETAVVATATGGIPEVVADGVTGLLVPIAQATDGTGTPLDPDRFVADLAEAIIGVLDDPKRAVELGRAGRRRAVEHFSWDSIAERTMAVYRSVLGTP
- a CDS encoding carbohydrate ABC transporter permease gives rise to the protein MTRQMVDYASGPAIGYRTRARLSRALAYTAGLMIAALVLVPILYVALGGFRTTGQLAADPAGLPDPWVTSNYTEIATSSAFWGQVGTSTLIAVLTTAIVVALGALAAFPLARFEFRGRETLYLLFTLGLLFPISVAILPIYLMLRDLYLLDTALGVALPQAAFGIPVTIVILRPFMRAIPGELEDAAAIDGCSKFGFFLRILLPLSRPALMTVSILAFVGSWNGFLLPLLVLSDPSSWTLPLGVANYSTQYSEDTARILAFTGLSMLPALAFFLLAERRIVGGLSGAVKG
- a CDS encoding carbohydrate ABC transporter permease encodes the protein MSQPVLSAGARQPTEPVPSDAAPGRGSPQPGAARRSARRAAEISLYVGPALILYVLFVLLPIGLAVYYSLYKWNGLGPLTEFIGFDNYRRALDDEVFRGAITHNGIIVVLSIAIQGLVGIGLALLLNQRMRGRAALRAVYFAPYILSEVVTAVTWLLMLQPDGLVDTLLRAVGLGDLIELWLADTSVVLYTMFVVITWKYIGFAIILFLAGLQAIPQELIEAAAIDGAGRIQTIRRITLPLLGPTIRIWAFLSIIGSLQLFDLIWIMTLGGPANASNTMATYMIDRGFQRYEFGYGSAVAVILFVISFVVALAYQRFVLRRDTEGALTRNVR
- a CDS encoding ABC transporter substrate-binding protein; the encoded protein is MMGPTTRRRKLLVGVLALATAISAGCGRGGDGAEESGGAETLTWWHNANAEPGLGFWKTVADEYHAKNPNVTVEVVPMQNEQFQTRIPVALQSQEPPDVFQSWGGGQLADQVSSGRIKDISEAIEPWIGELGPAAQGWQVDGKQYAVPYSLGVVGFWYNKDLFSQAGISAPPATWEELLGAIGKLKAANLTPITIGGKDRWPDAFYWGYLAVRGCSQQVLKDSVTNYKFDDPCWIQAGQKTRELIDAKPFQKGFLATSAQQGATSSAGLLANGKAAMELQGHWNPGVMRGLTPDRKGLGDKLGWFPFPAVSGGAGDPKAALGGGDGFACSYKAPDSCADFLKYIASVDVQKRWAALNTGLPVTKGSESAVTDPTLKSLLDFRAGASHVQLYFDIAVLTSVGQALNEAIANQFAGKATPEQVIEALNTAAKNR
- a CDS encoding LysE/ArgO family amino acid transporter encodes the protein MVPVLATGFGVGLSLIVAIGAQNAYVLRQGIRAEHVLPIVAICAVSDAVLILAGVTGIGTIVAHAPVALTVVRWAGAAFLVGYGLLAARRAFGTQSLTAANGGGGVSLRTAVFTMLAMTWLNPHVYLDTVLLLGSIANTHGRSGRWSFGAGAALSSFVWFAALGYGARLLGRLFARPVAWRVLDALVAITMITIGVSLVANG
- a CDS encoding LysR family transcriptional regulator ArgP, which gives rise to MDVQFEQLRTFLAVVDHGSFEAAARQLHVTPSAVSQRMKALESSVGQVLVERAKPVRPTRSGQVVLRLARQVALLETDAVQELGYDSAADPAEFTRIPVVVNGDSLNTWVLPALAAAARQRIGVDVYREDQDHSVELLRRGTVLAAITSEDRPVQGCAVRPLGRMRYRPMASPEFVRTWLPDGPTIDDLARSPVLVFDRRDDLQDRYLRQRARRSWDPPRSYLPSSGDFPEAIRLGLGWGMLPYQQTDRYEAAGLLVPIDPEAGIDVPLYWQQWRLDSRSLGVLADAVVAAAGGALER